The DNA region AGCGAGCATAAGAATTGCAGCTGTTCCTTCCAggtagaaagaaaataagacaatcTTGTAATAACCAAATTTCACTAACAACGTGTGACTGAGAAGCACAAGACACTGAAACAgaacaggaataaaaaaaaagagaaagagagagagagaattacatTAGCACCAAAGTTGAATTGCATGTAGACTTTTCTTTAAGAGgtaaaaaaatggggaaagaaatcggttccaccacaaaaccacgttcgactaaagtgcgctcgatgaaaccgcgtagctgacgtcatcacagcgcgacaacagcgcggagaaaaaagcacgctgtaaacgctaaagctaaaattaacccctaaacctaaacctaacccccctaaacctaatcctaaacctaaccctaaacctaacccttaacctaacgctaaacctaatcctaacccttaacctaacgctaaacctaaccctaaccctaacccttaacctaaccctaacccttaacctaaccctaacccttaacctaaccctaaccctaacccttaccttaacttgaattggcttgcttttaaagcgctatttaaagcacccttttttctccgtggtcgctgttgtcgccctgctgatgacgtcagcgacgcggtttaatcgggcgcgctttagtggagcgcggttttgtcgtgccacgaagaaATCATGTGGCGCTATAGGTGAAGGGGTAATTCTCAAATCCTCTTTCTTGTCATGATGGTGTTatcaaaacagaaaacaaaatgctTTTTGGAAACTATTCATTATATTCTGACATACATGCTGTGTTCAAAACAAGTATGTGGAATATTTTACAGGTGTATGCGTACTATACATATGCTGGGAACAAGTGAAAACAAAACACCTCCTTCATTAATTAAATCATATACAGTGGTAACTTGGTACTCATCAATTAATTCCAGGAGGtttgatgagtaccaaaaatgatgaataCTAAACACATTTTCGTAAGGAacaatgtagtgagtcacaaggcagccaacagCCTGTTTTAGCTTGTGAGTCGAGTACCAAACAATGAGTACCGGGACAAAAATTTCAcctcaaaatgcattgagtaccaaattcattGTGTTTCAAAGCATTTGAGTACCAAAGTACCACTGTATGTAAAAGTCAGGCAATTTTAGACGAACTCAGTCGTGCCCAATCTTTGATCCTGGATCATATTTTTCTCAAGTTAAAACTTTTTgtataaaatagaaagaaaaaaataacatgggaaagtaagaagggaggaagggaaaaaaaagatggggTATAGTGTAAtgtgaggagaaaaagaaaaaaaaggcaccaACTTCTGACTTTCTTTGGCACAAAGGCAACAACATCACAACTACACAACCACACAACTAAAAGcaaactttttgcttttacataACAGTATGTACAAACCATTTCTATAACCATGATCCtggggttcaccaacaaatgcacgctcgacaaaagcgcgctgacaaaaccgtgggGACAAAAGCGCGAGTTTGAAATCGCGCCAAAGAATGaggacagaagcgcgccgacaacagcgcgccaacagaagcgcgcttacccaaaggtaaccctaaacgtaaccctaacctaaccctgaacctaaaccttaccttaactgtaATGGTGCTACTGTCAGCGCTCTTTTGtgggcgcgcctttgtgggcgcgctatcGTCGCGGTTTTATCAAcatggttttgtcagcgcgctgttgtcgggcgcgcttttgtcgggtcacggatccTGGATCATATTTTTCTCCCAAGATCTTCCCTAACTTTTCCTAGCAAGAAAGAGGACTTAAAATATGTTCGGActcgattattatttttttgtgaaaaaatgacaaaaagagCTCGCAGCTTCCTGCCTACCTGAGGACAAATGAAACCTGCCCCATACATAAAACTTCTGACCGAGGAGGAAAGGACTCCGTTCGGGATGAGATTATCTGCAAAGATCATCATGAAATTGTTGCAGAAGGCTAAGTGGAAGACTTGGAAAAAGTTCATGACGACAAAAAGCAGGAAGTTTTTCTGAGTCAAGATCTGGCGGGTCAACGAGAATACCGAAGACCAAGAGAGGGAGGGGCCCTTTTCTGAATCAGACCCTTCCATCAACAGTTCCCGTTGCTCGTACTGAGTTGTGCTGTAGAAGCCAGTGTAGGACATGCACGCCGTTGCGATGACCGCTACAAGCACCACGAAGGCCTGGAAGTAGGCGAAGCGTTCCATGTTGTCCGAGATCAAACCGCAGAACAGGATGCTGGTCGAGCCAATCAAGCTGGCCACCTGGTTGTACTTAATCAGCTGGAGGCGACTCTCGTGCCGGGTGGAGATTTCGGCGAAAAGGGCGCATTGCGCCAGCAAGACGAAGGTGAGCAGCCCGTCAAAGGCGCACAAGGCCACAATCAGATGCAGCCCGCAGAGCCAGTCGTCTTCCCCGTACTGTTTCCAAGGGAACCACGGGAGGAGGAAAGCCAGAGCGTACAAGGGGGCGCCGTACAGGATCGAAAACTGACGGCGGGAGCAGCAGGGCACCTGAGAGTTGTCCTGAAGGTACCCGAAAAGAGGGTCGTTGATGGCATTCCAGATCATGAAAACAACCTAGGAGCAAACGGGACAGGTCAGTTTTTTCTTCAGCAAGCAAGACTGGGAACTCAACAAAATCCAAGAATTCTGTTCTGAGCCAGGCTTCCTTCAAAAGTGAGAAGCAGCGTCTgggtcctggcaaaaccccttttatttacacgacggtgaattcctttcattcacagtcagcaaggctttagcaaaggaatgtttatccacacgcaccttatcttgcttggagagctgccagataactagtttccaagcgcagggcaaggcaactctttcagatgccgcaatacttggcaagaatgcggGAATGAATTAATGgtgtcctgcaaactccactctctttttgctcctcttttattccctctgggaggggccattcactgtccacctgtggctttactcccaagtcgacccctgttctgcagctgttcccttcatctggcaactctgcgcatgcacactctgggaacaggctccacctgttcttctgcctcactgatgtctgactctgaaggcagctgataactggcatacgactctagatccctctctgcctccaacacagagccctcgtctgacccttccccagactccaggactggcccatcttcctccccaacctcctcactgtccgactctgccgccagctctgttGGTCGCCAGTGGGCTATAACAAATGCCCCATACGGGCAATCCTTGATTTAGGGTCAGTGGCTTAGTTCTAACTTAATTTATCTGCTTTGTCATTTTGTAtttgttgatttttatttatttatttttttaaattgtgctgtaagttgcccagagttgTTTGACACGAGAGGGGCAGCAAATAAACTTCGTAACTAATTAACTAATTTATGACCCACCTGAAAAAGGGGCCATGAGCTGAATCCAAAGTTGTGGTGGTcgtcccccccctgcccccctcccgtcatgtgactgcatttggGGCCCTCGGCAACAGAGCTGCATTTATAGGCATTTGCAGTGTCTCGTGCTCAGTGACCCTGTTTTACAACAGTTTGCATGAAAACTTCTGGCTTTCAGTAAAAATGGGCCCATAGTGGACAATGGGCTCACCTTTATGACTGCAGCATTCACTTAAGGAAGGCTGCAAAAAAAGCTAGTAAAATCGGGCATGGTGACCGGATGACTCGCTTAATGACTGGCATGCCTTACAGTTGTAATACCAGGCTCAATTgcggtcctaagtcgaggactatctgaatATCACAATTACTCTCAAAAAAAGTCAAGTGTCCTGCTGAACTGCAAACCAGGAGTATTACAGAATGAATTTTTTACTAATGGCAATAATCTACGGCTACCTTTGTTTAATACATCCCATGGGAAACTGTTCATTTTGGGTGTACAGTAAAAACGCTTTGAAACAAAATATAAACGGCTACATCAGGGGTCGACAACCCGCCgctccggagctgcatgtggctcattcatccctctgctgtggctccctgctaCCAGTCAGCTACACAATTGATAGGGAttttggttaggacagatagaggaaaaaggatgccgcgctaggaggacactctatggtaggggaactggacttccggttggcagaggaaaaaggatgttgcgctaggaggagactctctggtaggggaactggacttctggttggcagaggaaaaaggatgttgcgctaggaggagactctctggtaggggaactggacttccggttggcagagaaaaaaggatgttgcgctaggaggagactctctggtaggggaactggacttctggttggcagaggaaaaaggatgttgcgctaggaggagactctatggtaggggaaccggacttccggttggcagaggaaaaaggatgttgcgctaggaggagactctatggtaggggaactggacttccggttggcagaggaaaaaggatgttgcgctaggaggagactctctggtaggggaactggacttctggttggcagaggaaaaaggatgttgcgctaggaggagactctctggTGGGGCAACCAgccttccagtcggctccagaattgaacaggcgGCTGAGCGACATCAATACTATTTAGGGTTACCTGCCCTTGATGGAATGCCGCTTCTGAGATCTTGTACTTGTTTAAAAAGAGTTTCACATAATAGAAATTGAAGATGCTGTTCATCATTCCAGCGCCTAATGTGGTCATTGAGTAGGCAAGAGCATTAGGGTGAAGTCCTAAAAAAGTCTTCATTTTTCCGCcgtaatatttttcttcttccctgtGGAACAGAAAGAATAGCCATTGGGAGGaaaaatataagtatatataGCTTTTCTCATGGCACATCCTAGAGTACgcgttctaattttttaaaatctatgtgCAGCTGGAATCAGAGCTTAAGAGGGTTAAGGGTGAAGTGCCTCAGTTTAAAGCACAATCATAATTTTGTGGAATCTAAGACATTTTTGTGCAATATTTAACAGTGCTTAGAGGCCATCAGTAGATGATTAAAGCACAACATGAACATCACACTAAAGAATAAAACGAAAGTAAGTTTGTAATGGAACAAAATTATTACAGAAACATTGTTCATGGGTAACAATAAAAAGGCTAATTAATACCAAATATTTAAAACAGCAGTTTTATGCTTTTTGATTTGTAACCACTTTGATACAACTCCTTCATTGTTTTCCCAAAGGGGTAAGTCTGTTATAGGTGGTAATTCAAAACAGAATGACCTGATCTAATTAATCTGATGAGTTTAGTAtgggaaaaaaagttttgcatGATCTAATGCACTGtgctgaattttttaaaagaaattaatttgCGATTATCAACTGCACAGGGTGTGTTCCTTTCTCTGTGGGGAagcaattaatatatatatatattagaaggGCTGTACAATTTGGCAAGGAATAAATTGAGaaaggatttatttattatttgcatgTATAGTAACGAAAAAGAACAAGCAAGAGTACATTGGATTTTGGCCAATATATGTGAACGCAGCCAACGAAAAGAACAAAAGATGGGTGACTTATATACCGTATATTTgaacaataaataatatataaataaaagctaGAATAAGATGGTTAGTGTTAAACTAGATTTTAACACAGGGCCAAAACTGGGTGTTACAAATCAGAACATTTCGTCCTCAGCTAGCGCATAAAACCGTtgattaaattagttaaaaggaCAACAGTGTGCCTGGCTGAACAAAGCTAAATGCTGACAGAGAATATAAATCTTCTTTTAATTAGAATATAATTCACATGAACCACTAGAGGGCAACGTTTTCTCACCTACATTGATCCACGCCTAGCAAGAAGGCTTAGCAATTGGACAAgatttaacaacagaaaataaGAACCTCATCGACCTTCAAAATCCAtccggaaaggggggggggggggaaggacatcTCTTGCCTTCCAATTGAGATAATACAGAAGGAGCACAAAAGAGCCTGCCCCTCCCTTTTcacttatgtttttttaaaaattaaattttaataaaccaAGCTATCTAATAAAAgaagcttgctcctggggaggaaagctagggCAAATCTAGAGAGcgtcctaaaaagcagagatatcatccTGTCAATGAAAgtgtcaaggctgtggttttcccaattgcaatgggtggctgtgaaagttggaccataaggaaggctgagcaccaaagaatggaagcctttggactctggtgctgaagaagactcctgcattgagtcccttggactgcaaggtcatccaaccggtcagtcctagaggagatccaccctgactgttcttgagaaggccagatcctgaagaggaaactcaaagactttggccacctaatgagaaggaagaaggactctctggagaagagcctcatgctgggaacgatggaggacaaaagaagaaggactgcaagaccatccaaccagtcagtcctagaggagatccaccctggctgctcttgagaaggccagatcctgaagaggaaactcaaagactttggccacctaatgagaaggaagaaggactctctggagaagagcctcatgctgggaacgatggaggacaaaagaagaaggactgcaagaccatccaaccagtcagtcctagaggagatccaccctggctgctcttgagaaggccagatcctgaagaggaaactcaaagactttggccacctaatgagaaggaaggactccctggagaagagcctcatgctgggaacgatggagggcaaaagaagaagaaggggacggcagagaaggaggtggctggatggagtcaccgaagcagtcagtgtgagcttcaatggactccagaggatggtagaggacaggaaggcttggaagaacgttgtccatggggtcacattgggtcggacacaacttcacaactaacaacaacaaaccaagATATGGACCACAATCCACTGTATATACcaaataaaatatctgcaattCAACGACACTACAAAACCCCTGTAAAAGGAGAGAGTTAATCCACCTATTTGTACAATATTTTACAAAAGCAAGCTAAAAATCAGTTAATCATAGAGAGCAATGCTGCCCTTTAGTAATATTTATTTCAATGGAATCCCAAGATTGATGCATTTAATGCCTGGGGTAAGATTAAAAAATGAATGGTATGCAACACGCAGAATATTTAGCAGGAATCAGGGGTTGCTGACTGCGTGGGAGGTCCACCTCCCATCCCTGCTTCAATCCCACATCTTGGCGCCTAGCACAATAACATCTATTCTACGGCACGTTTTCCTTCTCATATATTTTCATGGCTATGTTCATAGTGCCTTGTCCAATCGATGCAAGATTTCTACAGGGCGAAAGGTTTGCTTCGCGTTTCCAAACACAAATGCCCCTTTGATGCTGTAAAAGGGCACCAAACAGCCCCCCCACTTCCCCTATTTAAAGACTGGATAATAAAGCACGTTTGagccactctaatggcagaaagtgaagaggaactcaAGAGCCTCTTCATGTTGGCTTCAAACTCAACAttagtagagccaaggtggcgcagtggttaaatgcagcactgcaggctacttcagctgactgtagttctgcagttcggctgttcaaatctcaccggctcagggttgactcagccttccatccttccgaggtgggtaaaatgaggacccagattgttgggggcaatatgctgactctctgtaaaccgcttagagagggctgaaagccctatgaagcggtatataagtctattgctattgct from Thamnophis elegans isolate rThaEle1 chromosome 14, rThaEle1.pri, whole genome shotgun sequence includes:
- the LOC116517537 gene encoding transmembrane protein 180-like isoform X2 encodes the protein MKTFLGLHPNALAYSMTTLGAGMMNSIFNFYYVKLFLNKYKISEAAFHQGQVVFMIWNAINDPLFGYLQDNSQVPCCSRRQFSILYGAPLYALAFLLPWFPWKQYGEDDWLCGLHLIVALCAFDGLLTFVLLAQCALFAEISTRHESRLQLIKYNQVASLIGSTSILFCGLISDNMERFAYFQAFVVLVAVIATACMSYTGFYSTTQYEQRELLMEGSDSEKGPSLSWSSVFSLTRQILTQKNFLLFVVMNFFQVFHLAFCNNFMMIFADNLIPNGVLSSSVRSFMYGAGFICPQCLVLLSHTLLVKFGYYKIVLFSFYLEGTAAILMLALGREYYYFLAIYLTVNMVMVQASFSLFNLPLADIVDADLKKHKRKSPLSSMVFGTNALFTKPAQSLAPMLVVSVLNQFGYADLNSKAVNPDSSLYLGLHDAMFYMICLVPLCIAAIQILTWTPFSIQNTHLTPIL
- the LOC116517537 gene encoding transmembrane protein 180-like isoform X1 — protein: MAFLSGSNRWSKWKREEEKYYGGKMKTFLGLHPNALAYSMTTLGAGMMNSIFNFYYVKLFLNKYKISEAAFHQGQVVFMIWNAINDPLFGYLQDNSQVPCCSRRQFSILYGAPLYALAFLLPWFPWKQYGEDDWLCGLHLIVALCAFDGLLTFVLLAQCALFAEISTRHESRLQLIKYNQVASLIGSTSILFCGLISDNMERFAYFQAFVVLVAVIATACMSYTGFYSTTQYEQRELLMEGSDSEKGPSLSWSSVFSLTRQILTQKNFLLFVVMNFFQVFHLAFCNNFMMIFADNLIPNGVLSSSVRSFMYGAGFICPQCLVLLSHTLLVKFGYYKIVLFSFYLEGTAAILMLALGREYYYFLAIYLTVNMVMVQASFSLFNLPLADIVDADLKKHKRKSPLSSMVFGTNALFTKPAQSLAPMLVVSVLNQFGYADLNSKAVNPDSSLYLGLHDAMFYMICLVPLCIAAIQILTWTPFSIQNTHLTPIL